Proteins encoded within one genomic window of Cucumis sativus cultivar 9930 chromosome 3, Cucumber_9930_V3, whole genome shotgun sequence:
- the LOC101216614 gene encoding RING-H2 finger protein ATL67: MSSPSSTYSFSRIGLGYSIAIALAFLVLLSALLLAFYVCCRASRSRHLRRPPPPSSRSDAGIILPQIIFVAEDDAAPDRDDDNGVVGLDQTVINSYPKFPFSRDKSMAGANCVCSICLCEYKDAEMLRMMPECRHYFHLCCIDAWLKLNGSCPVCRNSPLPTPLSTPLQEVVPLSQYMADRRRR; the protein is encoded by the coding sequence ATGTCCTCCCCTTCTTCCACTTATTCCTTCTCCAGGATCGGCCTCGGCTACTCCATTGCCATAGCACTCGCCTTCCTCGTCCTCCTCTCCGCCCTTCTCCTCGCTTTCTACGTCTGCTGTCGCGCATCCCGTTCCCGCCACCTCCGCCGCCCTCCCCCTCCTTCTTCCCGCTCCGACGCCGGCATCATTCTCCCCCAGATCATTTTCGTTGCTGAGGACGACGCCGCTCCAGATCGCGACGATGACAACGGGGTTGTGGGTCTTGACCAGACCGTTATTAACTCTTACCCTAAATTCCCTTTCTCCAGAGATAAATCCATGGCTGGAGCTAATTGTGTCTGCTCTATCTGTCTCTGTGAGTATAAGGATGCGGAGATGTTGAGGATGATGCCTGAGTGTAGACACTACTTCCATCTCTGTTGTATCGATGCTTGGTTGAAGCTTAATGGTTCTTGTCCGGTTTGTCGGAATTCGCCACTCCCAACTCCGCTTTCTACTCCTCTTCAAGAGGTTGTTCCACTCTCTCAATACATGGCGGATCGGAGAAGGAGATGA
- the LOC101216845 gene encoding uncharacterized protein LOC101216845: MFAARTAAPPLLLHFHSLPCRVLPLIPLRNFLSAAHCRRSVRLSAAMAGILSPRAASPPVHVSGTWYSVPELRLRDHHFSVPLNYSLNQASCTRISVFAREVVSVGKEDQPMPYLLFLQGGPGFECARPTEASGWIQKACEEFRVILMDQRGTGLSTPLTPSSMSQFQSSDDLANYLKHFRADNIVNDAEFIRTRLVPDAAPWTILGQSYGGFCAVTYLSFAPQGLKQVLITGGIPPIGNGCTADSVYRACFEKVIIQNEKYYKRYPQDIEIVREVVKYLAENGGGVLLPSGGILTPKGLQTLGLSALGTSTGFERLHYLFERVWDPILVRGSPKRISFFFLNAIDNWLSLDSNPLYVLLHETIYCQGASSRWSAQRIKNEVENKFDANKAVKEGCAVYFTGEMIFPWMFDEIHALRPFKDAAHILADKEDWPPLYDIAALKNNKVPVAAAVYYEDMFVNFKLAMDTASQIAGIRLWVTNEFMHSGLRDAGPQVLDHLMGLLNGKKPLF; encoded by the exons ATGTTCGCAGCTCGCACGGCAGCGCCGCCACTCCTTCTTCACTTCCACTCTTTACCTTGCCGCGTCCTTCCATTAATTCCACTCCGCAACTTTCTCTCAGCCGCTCATTGCCGGAGATCGGTCCGTTTATCGGCAGCTATGGCCGGAATTTTATCCCCTCGTGCAGCATCGCCACCAGTGCACGTGTCTGGCACGTGGTACTCCGTTCCGGAGCTCCGTCTCCGGGACCATCACTTCTCTGTGCCTCTCAATTACTCTCTAAATCAGGCTTCTTGTACTAGGATCTCCGTTTTTGCGCGGGAAGTTGTTTCAG TGGGAAAAGAGGATCAACCAATGCCATACCTTTTGTTCTTACAAGGTGGACCCGGATTTGAGTGTGCACGACCAACGGAAGCTAGTGGATGGATACAAAAAGCATGTGAAGAATTTCGTGTTATACTGATGGATCAG CGAGGAACAGGATTATCAACTCCTTTAACTCCATCATCCATGTCACAATTTCAAAGTTCAGATGACTTAGCCAACTACTTGAAACATTTTCGAGCTGATAACATAGTTAATGATGCTGAATTTATTAGGACTCGTCTTGTTCCTGATGCTGCACCTTGGACCATTTTGGGTCAG AGCTACGGCGGTTTTTGTGCAGTTACGTATTTGAGTTTTGCACCACAAGGATTGAAGCAAGTTCTCATAACTGGAGGAATCCCTCCAATTGGGAATGGATGCACGGCAGATTCTGTATATAGAGCATGCTTTGAAAAGgttataattcaaaatgaaaagtacTACAAGAGGTATCCACAGGATATTGAAATTGTCCGTGAAGTTGTGAAATACTTGGCCGAGAATGGAGGCGGG gtTCTTCTTCCCTCTGGTGGTATCTTGACACCCAAAGGACTGCAAACTCTTGGTCTTTCTGCTCTGGGAACTAGTACAGGTTTTGAGCGCTTGCACTATCT GTTTGAGAGAGTTTGGGATCCTATATTAGTTCGTGGATCACCAAAACgaattagttttttcttcctcaatGCA ATTGATAACTGGCTCTCACTTGATTCAAATCCTCTATACGTTCTCTTGCACGAAACAATATATTGCCAG GGAGCCTCATCTCGTTGGTCTGCTCAAAGAATAAAGAATGAAGTGGAAAACAAATTCGATGCAAATAAAGCTGTAAAAGAAGGATGTGCCGTGTATTTCACTGGAGAG ATGATCTTCCCATGGATGTTTGACGAAATACATGCCTTGAGACCATTCAAAGATGCAGCGCATATATTAGCTGATAAGGAGGATTGGCCTCCTCTATATGACATCGCTGCTCTTAAAAATAACAAG GTTCCGGTGGCAGCTGCAGTGTATTACGAAGATATGTTTGTGAACTTCAAACTGGCCATGGACACAGCTTCCCAAATAGCAGGAATAAGGTTATGGGTTACTAATGAATTTATGCATTCTGGTCTGCGTGATGCAGGGCCCCAAGTTCTTGATCACTTGATGGGAttattaaatggaaaaaagcctttattttga
- the LOC101209904 gene encoding probable WRKY transcription factor 43 codes for MEEENHQLQHPPPLLFPSLPCSDPLATSLEIDWIAVLSGQEATRDLPPTSSTCESLERRRDEEKSNQRKKGGRQRRKAVGRRRFEFQTRSTEDILDDGYRWRKYGQKAVKHSLHPRSYYKCTYVTCNVKKQVQRLSKDRSIVVTTYEGIHNHPSHILMQTLTPLLKQIHTSFPLSKLFMNY; via the exons ATGGAGGAGGAAAACCACCAACTACAACACCCACCTCCGTTACTGTTCCCGTCGTTGCCATGTTCAGATCCTCTTGCAACCTCTCTAGAAATCGATTGGATCGCAGTTCTCTCTGGCCAAGAAGCCACAAGAGACTTACCTCCAACATCATCGACTTGTGAGTCATTGGAAAGGAGAAGGGACGAAGAGAAAAGCAATCAAAGGAAGAAAGGTGGTCGACAACGGAGGAAGGCCGTCGGGCGTCGAAGGTTTGAGTTTCAAACGAGGAGTACTGAAGATATTCTTGATGACGGATATCGGTGGCGCAAGTACGGACAAAAAGCTGTCAAACACAGCCTCCATCCTAG GAGCTATTACAAGTGCACATATGTAACATGCAATGTGAAGAAACAAGTACAAAGGCTATCAAAGGACAGAAGCATTGTTGTGACAACTTATGAGGGAATTCACAACCATCCTTCTCATATCCTCATGCAAACCCTAACTCCTCTTCTCAAACAAATCCACACTTCCTTTCCACTTTCTAAgttatttatgaattattaa
- the LOC101217321 gene encoding desiccation protectant protein Lea14 homolog: protein MANLVDKAMNYVSEKVANMPKPEASVTNVDLKGLSFGSVEYLANVSVTNPYSHSIPICEISYILKSDGRDIATGKVPDPGSLKASDSTMLDVVVNVPHSVLISLARDIGRDWDIDYELQIGLVIDLPVIGNFTIPLSTKGEIKLPTMSDVFA, encoded by the exons ATGGCGAATTTGGTTGACAAGGCAATGAACTACGTCTCAGAGAAGGTGGCCAACATGCCGAAGCCAGAGGCCTCTGTCACAAACGTCGATTTGAAGGGTCTAAGCTTTGGTTCCGTCGAGTATTTGGCCAATGTCTCCGTCACCAATCCTTACAGTCACTCCATTCCTATCTGCGAGATTTCTTACATTCTCAAAAGCGACGGCAG AGATATTGCGACGGGAAAAGTTCCAGATCCAGGATCTCTGAAAGCGAGTGATTCGACGATGTTGGATGTGGTAGTGAACGTACCGCATTCCGTACTAATAAGCTTAGCGAGGGACATAGGGAGAGATTGGGACATTGATTACGAATTGCAGATCGGACTCGTCATCGATCTTCCGGTGATCGGAAACTTCACGATTCCTCTGTCTACAAAAGGCGAGATTAAGCTCCCTACCATGTCTGACGTTTTCGCTTAG